A section of the Candidatus Hydrogenedentota bacterium genome encodes:
- a CDS encoding pyrroline-5-carboxylate reductase → MSALQGTLGFLGFGNMGFAIAAGLLDTGVLTADRLLVYDPEPARMTAAGEMGARVMETPASLAADSDTLVLAVKPQVWREAAAPAAAALRADARVISIMAGVTIARLREAFGPEVRVVRVMPNTPAMVRAGAAGIAPGPGCGPVDVETARAIFEAVGAAEVVGEADLDAVTALSGSGPAYFFYLAECLAKAAEAEGLDPGVAARLAVQTALGAGRLLAESGETAATLRERVTSKGGTTFAALETFRARDFMGTVAAAVGAAAARSRELGS, encoded by the coding sequence ATGAGCGCGCTTCAGGGAACTCTGGGCTTTCTGGGTTTTGGAAACATGGGCTTCGCCATCGCGGCGGGGCTCCTGGACACGGGTGTCCTGACCGCCGACCGGCTGCTGGTCTACGACCCCGAACCGGCCCGCATGACCGCCGCGGGGGAAATGGGCGCCCGCGTCATGGAGACGCCCGCGTCGCTGGCCGCGGACTCGGACACCCTGGTCCTGGCGGTGAAGCCCCAGGTCTGGCGGGAGGCCGCGGCCCCGGCTGCGGCGGCGCTGCGCGCGGACGCCCGGGTCATCTCGATTATGGCGGGCGTGACGATTGCCCGGCTGCGGGAGGCGTTCGGCCCGGAGGTCCGGGTGGTTCGGGTGATGCCGAACACCCCGGCCATGGTCCGCGCGGGCGCGGCGGGCATCGCCCCGGGACCGGGCTGCGGCCCGGTGGATGTGGAGACGGCGCGGGCGATTTTCGAGGCCGTGGGCGCGGCGGAGGTGGTGGGCGAGGCCGACCTGGACGCCGTGACGGCGCTCAGCGGGAGCGGCCCGGCCTATTTCTTCTATCTGGCGGAGTGCCTGGCGAAGGCCGCCGAGGCGGAGGGGCTGGACCCCGGGGTCGCGGCGCGCCTGGCGGTGCAGACCGCCCTCGGCGCGGGGCGGCTCCTGGCGGAGTCGGGCGAGACGGCGGCGACCCTCCGCGAGCGGGTCACCTCGAAGGGCGGCACCACCTTCGCCGCACTGGAGACTTTCCGCGCCCGGGATTTCATGGGCACCGTGGCGGCGGCGGTCGGCGCGGCGGCGGCGCGGTCTCGGGAATTGGGTTCATAG
- a CDS encoding DivIVA domain-containing protein: MRKDKLVSEVLGQNVALSPSDLMSVDIRSVLVGGYDKLEVETVIERAANALEQSLNENRRLRQQIDDQRAQLSQYQEMESTLRSALVSSQKYSETLVNSAKAQADALIEEARLIKAQAQFHMAEMPAALRTEISQLKDLRDRLRQDLEAVLKTHESLLERIPAAGERQEEEARGEQRGHFVDWGGDHGAEEEPARKAPTTRETPFNPPPGAHLDFDDDGEGEA; the protein is encoded by the coding sequence ATGCGCAAAGACAAACTGGTGTCCGAGGTGCTCGGGCAGAACGTGGCGTTGTCCCCCAGCGACCTGATGTCGGTGGACATCCGGTCCGTCCTCGTTGGCGGCTATGACAAGCTCGAGGTGGAAACGGTCATCGAGCGCGCCGCGAACGCGCTGGAACAGTCCCTGAACGAGAACCGGCGCCTGCGCCAGCAGATTGACGACCAGCGGGCGCAGCTTTCCCAGTACCAGGAAATGGAGTCCACCCTCCGGTCCGCGCTGGTCAGCTCGCAGAAGTACAGCGAGACCCTCGTGAACTCGGCCAAGGCCCAGGCGGACGCCCTCATCGAGGAGGCGCGCCTGATAAAGGCGCAGGCGCAGTTCCACATGGCCGAAATGCCCGCCGCCCTGCGCACGGAAATCTCCCAGTTGAAGGACCTGCGCGACCGGCTCCGGCAGGACCTGGAGGCGGTCCTCAAAACCCATGAGTCCCTGCTGGAGCGCATTCCCGCCGCCGGGGAGCGCCAGGAGGAGGAGGCGCGCGGGGAGCAGCGCGGCCACTTCGTGGACTGGGGCGGGGACCACGGCGCGGAGGAGGAGCCGGCACGCAAGGCGCCGACGACCAGGGAAACCCCCTTCAACCCGCCGCCGGGCGCGCATCTGGACTTTGACGATGACGGGGAGGGAGAAGCATGA
- a CDS encoding outer membrane lipoprotein carrier protein LolA, which yields MMTAALLCLCALAADPAPDAAFEDFFRDFAAKRDGIVALEAVFEQRTVLPDEELTTTGTLVYIKPRRIIFRTEDPERTTLVDDRKGYEYDPEIRQLQIFDIEDNPQADIFFLGFDSDTALLRQAYDVSVFTVPGETRGKHGIKIRPKSDSREEAYFIEVNLYLRDEDYLPYRIHIQNDEESQVFIEVGALDKTVRPDPRGTQIFIAENTKVVENDRVVETVNTGGKWIPEAVLLPPAPETPPETATAPPPLVPAADAPAKTSAADTPAEAVPETAPAGKEPPPAKEEAAPRRNPKRVGGPGAGGNAGSRR from the coding sequence ATGATGACCGCCGCCCTGCTCTGCCTCTGCGCGCTGGCCGCCGACCCCGCGCCGGACGCCGCATTCGAGGACTTTTTCCGGGATTTCGCCGCAAAGCGGGACGGCATTGTCGCCCTCGAGGCGGTCTTCGAGCAGCGGACCGTGCTGCCCGACGAGGAACTGACCACCACCGGCACCCTGGTGTACATCAAGCCGCGCCGCATCATCTTCCGCACGGAGGACCCGGAGCGGACCACACTGGTGGACGACCGCAAGGGCTACGAGTACGACCCGGAAATCCGCCAGTTGCAGATTTTTGACATCGAAGACAACCCGCAGGCGGACATCTTCTTCCTCGGCTTCGACAGCGACACCGCCCTGCTGCGCCAGGCCTACGACGTGAGCGTCTTCACCGTGCCCGGCGAAACACGCGGAAAACACGGCATCAAGATACGGCCCAAGTCGGACTCGCGCGAGGAGGCCTATTTCATCGAGGTGAACCTGTACCTCCGCGACGAGGACTATCTTCCCTACCGCATCCACATCCAAAACGACGAGGAGTCGCAGGTCTTCATCGAGGTGGGCGCGCTGGACAAGACAGTCCGGCCCGATCCGCGGGGCACCCAGATTTTCATCGCGGAAAACACCAAGGTTGTCGAGAATGACCGGGTGGTGGAAACGGTGAACACGGGCGGAAAATGGATTCCCGAGGCGGTGCTCCTGCCCCCGGCGCCTGAAACCCCGCCTGAAACCGCGACCGCACCGCCGCCCCTGGTGCCCGCCGCCGACGCCCCCGCCAAAACATCCGCCGCCGACACGCCCGCAGAAGCGGTGCCGGAAACGGCGCCGGCCGGCAAGGAGCCCCCCCCCGCAAAGGAGGAGGCCGCGCCACGGCGCAACCCGAAACGGGTGGGCGGTCCCGGTGCCGGCGGAAACGCCGGGAGCCGCCGCTGA
- the maf gene encoding septum formation protein Maf — protein sequence MRIVLASASPRRKALLSALGLPVEVIVSDAPEVDHGGRPETIVGDNARAKRDAVLARMNGPAVVIAADTLVFLGGHVLSKPADAAEARTMLRRLSGATHEVVTGLAVADTATGRTAQGSETTHVTFRELSDAEIARFVDAVNPVDRAGAYTVDGPGSLLVARYEGCYQNVLGLPIVRLDQLLRELDIRLFDLMQPSLARFL from the coding sequence ATGCGGATAGTCCTCGCCAGCGCCTCGCCCCGGCGGAAAGCCCTGCTCTCCGCCCTCGGGCTCCCCGTTGAGGTCATTGTGAGCGACGCGCCCGAGGTGGACCACGGCGGGCGGCCCGAGACCATTGTCGGGGACAACGCCCGCGCGAAGCGGGACGCCGTGCTCGCGCGGATGAACGGCCCCGCCGTGGTGATTGCGGCGGACACGCTGGTCTTTCTCGGGGGGCATGTCCTCTCGAAACCCGCCGACGCCGCCGAGGCGCGGACCATGCTCCGGCGCCTTTCCGGCGCCACGCACGAGGTGGTGACGGGCCTCGCCGTGGCCGACACGGCCACGGGCCGGACCGCGCAGGGCAGCGAAACCACCCATGTCACCTTCCGCGAACTCTCCGACGCGGAGATAGCGCGCTTTGTGGACGCCGTGAATCCGGTGGACCGGGCCGGGGCCTACACCGTGGACGGACCAGGCAGCCTACTCGTCGCCCGGTACGAGGGGTGCTACCAGAACGTCCTCGGACTGCCCATCGTGCGGCTGGACCAACTTCTCCGCGAACTGGACATCCGCCTTTTCGACCTCATGCAGCCTTCCCTCGCCCGTTTCCTCTGA
- a CDS encoding PASTA domain-containing protein produces MSSVHSVRGRTGMITACLVLCGLFAFSAAADTVTTPIKQFGYSYGRVLTPNAALSPDGSRILISSGNDVLLIDKVTGLLLRTFSAHIDAVTAVAFSPDGTKILTGSKDQTALVWDIETGQVLCVSAQPRGEVASVAFSPDGQFIVTGTRALGLVPGQAYIWSAVTGLFIRVLDAHMSDVTSVAYSADGRYLATGSRNYFLQEQKYHGVAYVWDLETGSMAGPFQDHWGDVTSVALSPDGSRLVTGSWNDSGEGVAFIWDVTNNTRVSTLNMQAASSIVSVAFSPDGTQVATGGDNGVAVLWSALGGRILTLNDHLGDVKTVAFSPDGTELLTAAEDNYIRIWDTATGKKLRGGHTGILNTVRVSPDGETLITGSGDTTGILWNIAAATEIYSLKGHAASVNAVDFSPSGDLVLTGAGDYTGKLWDAVTAENYRTFMWHFGFSVNALRYSPDGNYMLTGASDGLAKLWDTLTGVQLSLYGGHGGAVTSVDFAPDGGHVVTGSADGTAIIWDTFSAKAQPKYLLGHSSNVKSVAFSPDGTKVATGSADRTVKVWNAESGALIRTISAHDDVVNAVAFSPEGNVLLSGSADRTAKAWRLYSGTLLRTYGGHRAGVRTVAYTPDGAQVVTGSGDRTAMLWDAARLTVVPAVTGLELSAAEQLIEAGNLYANPITRVYSTTVPLDFVISQEPGADTEVMTGTPVALEVSLGAEVRTVPNVVGLDRAAAEAALADVDLVAGTVTLVYDDTAPADQVMAQNPVADTEVPPRSAVDLTVSLGPLPAQFTVPNVVGLLQSAAVQVLEAGYLYSGAVTRVYSSVVPVDHVVAQRPAANTLAPTWSAVDLDVSRGPAPVAAPNVVGLNRIPAQVAIISAGLTVGAVTEVFDAVMPAGQVVSQNPVAGALLAPGSAVALTVSKGPQPLTVPDVVGLTQAEAQAALTGAGFNTGAVVLEYSATVPAGRVMTQNPAAGTPAAPGTAVGLTVSRGAQPVTVPNIVGQTQASANAAVIAAGLGVGSVTEQYSATVLAGRVISQSPAPGLQVPPGTPVSMAVSRGPQTIFTPNVVGRTQTNAQNLIVAAGLTVGGVSHNFSATVPEGNVISQNPAAGAPVAPGTEVDLVISRGVRPVIVPNVVGRTQASAERAVTDAGLVVGAVTEQYHNTAPKGQVIAQSPSAGTEVSGGTAVSLVVSKGRAPAGFLTVPNVVGGTQAAAQTALTGAGLGVGAVTLAFSATVPAGRIISQNPVEGVQVAPGTPVDLVVSKGPEGAQPPTLEEARRILLERFYDADRDGDRRLSFAEARAVLPALTQEIFDLLDTNSDGFVTRAELEDEGGGCNCIRNLFGGGAKKQLGDLFLAGLALSALAALGRARRS; encoded by the coding sequence ATGTCTTCAGTACACTCAGTCCGCGGACGCACCGGAATGATCACCGCCTGCCTGGTCCTGTGCGGACTGTTCGCCTTCTCCGCGGCGGCCGACACGGTGACGACGCCCATCAAGCAGTTCGGCTACTCCTACGGCCGCGTGCTCACGCCGAACGCCGCCCTGTCGCCTGACGGAAGCCGGATACTCATCAGCTCCGGCAACGATGTGCTGCTCATAGACAAGGTGACCGGCCTGCTGCTCCGCACGTTCTCCGCGCACATTGACGCGGTGACGGCCGTGGCTTTTTCCCCCGACGGCACCAAGATACTGACGGGTTCCAAAGACCAGACGGCGCTGGTCTGGGACATCGAGACGGGTCAGGTCCTCTGCGTGTCTGCGCAGCCCAGGGGCGAGGTGGCCTCGGTGGCCTTTTCCCCGGACGGGCAGTTTATCGTTACCGGAACCCGGGCATTGGGACTCGTTCCGGGTCAAGCCTATATATGGAGCGCGGTGACGGGCCTTTTCATCAGGGTGCTAGACGCCCACATGAGCGATGTCACGTCGGTGGCTTACTCCGCGGACGGAAGATATCTGGCCACGGGTTCCAGGAATTACTTTTTACAGGAACAGAAATATCACGGTGTGGCCTATGTCTGGGACCTCGAGACGGGCTCCATGGCGGGGCCATTTCAGGACCACTGGGGGGATGTGACATCGGTGGCGCTCTCACCGGACGGTTCCCGGCTTGTGACCGGTTCCTGGAACGACTCAGGCGAGGGCGTGGCCTTCATTTGGGACGTCACGAACAATACCCGCGTAAGCACCTTGAACATGCAGGCCGCATCCTCCATCGTTTCCGTTGCGTTTTCACCGGATGGAACGCAGGTGGCCACGGGCGGGGACAACGGCGTCGCCGTCCTATGGAGCGCGCTGGGTGGGCGAATCCTCACACTCAACGATCATCTGGGCGATGTGAAGACGGTGGCGTTCTCCCCGGACGGGACCGAACTGCTCACAGCGGCGGAGGACAATTACATAAGGATTTGGGACACCGCAACGGGAAAGAAACTGCGGGGCGGCCACACCGGCATACTCAACACGGTGCGGGTCTCCCCGGACGGGGAAACCCTTATCACGGGTTCCGGCGACACGACGGGCATTTTGTGGAATATTGCGGCGGCCACGGAGATATACAGCCTCAAGGGGCACGCCGCGTCGGTCAATGCGGTCGATTTTTCCCCGTCCGGCGACTTGGTGCTCACCGGCGCCGGGGACTACACGGGGAAACTGTGGGACGCGGTTACGGCTGAAAATTACCGTACCTTCATGTGGCATTTTGGCTTTTCTGTGAATGCGCTGCGCTATTCACCGGACGGCAACTACATGCTGACGGGCGCGTCGGACGGCCTGGCCAAACTGTGGGACACCCTGACAGGCGTTCAGCTCAGCCTGTACGGCGGGCACGGCGGCGCCGTGACCTCTGTGGACTTCGCCCCAGACGGCGGACATGTGGTCACAGGTTCGGCGGACGGCACGGCCATCATTTGGGACACATTCAGCGCCAAAGCGCAGCCCAAATACCTTTTGGGGCATTCAAGCAATGTGAAAAGCGTGGCCTTTTCCCCAGATGGGACCAAGGTCGCCACGGGTTCGGCGGACCGGACGGTGAAGGTGTGGAATGCGGAGAGTGGCGCCCTGATTCGCACCATTTCCGCGCATGACGATGTCGTGAACGCCGTGGCGTTCTCGCCGGAGGGCAACGTGCTGCTTTCAGGGTCGGCGGACAGGACGGCGAAGGCGTGGCGCCTGTATTCGGGGACGCTGCTGCGCACCTATGGCGGACACCGCGCGGGCGTGCGCACCGTGGCCTACACGCCCGACGGCGCCCAGGTGGTGACCGGTTCGGGAGACCGGACGGCCATGCTTTGGGACGCCGCGCGCCTGACCGTGGTGCCCGCAGTGACCGGGCTCGAACTGTCGGCGGCGGAGCAGTTGATTGAGGCGGGGAATTTGTACGCCAACCCCATCACGCGGGTTTACAGCACCACGGTGCCGCTTGATTTTGTGATTTCACAGGAACCCGGCGCGGACACGGAGGTCATGACCGGCACCCCGGTGGCATTGGAGGTGTCCCTGGGCGCGGAGGTCCGCACGGTTCCCAATGTGGTCGGACTCGACCGGGCGGCCGCCGAGGCGGCGCTCGCCGATGTGGACCTGGTGGCCGGGACGGTGACGCTGGTGTATGACGATACGGCGCCCGCGGACCAGGTCATGGCCCAGAATCCGGTGGCGGACACGGAAGTGCCGCCAAGGTCGGCGGTGGACCTGACCGTGTCGCTGGGACCGCTTCCCGCGCAGTTCACCGTGCCCAATGTGGTGGGGCTGCTTCAGTCCGCCGCGGTCCAGGTGCTTGAGGCCGGTTATCTCTACTCCGGGGCCGTCACGCGGGTGTACAGCTCGGTGGTTCCGGTGGACCATGTGGTGGCCCAGCGGCCGGCGGCCAACACCCTGGCGCCCACCTGGTCGGCGGTGGACCTGGACGTGTCGCGCGGTCCCGCGCCGGTGGCGGCGCCCAACGTGGTCGGCCTGAACCGGATTCCCGCGCAGGTCGCCATCATCTCGGCGGGTCTGACGGTGGGCGCGGTGACGGAGGTGTTTGACGCGGTGATGCCCGCCGGTCAGGTTGTCAGCCAGAATCCGGTTGCGGGCGCGCTGCTCGCGCCCGGCAGCGCCGTGGCGCTTACGGTGTCCAAGGGTCCCCAGCCGTTGACGGTGCCCGACGTGGTCGGCCTGACGCAGGCCGAGGCGCAGGCGGCCCTCACCGGCGCGGGATTCAACACGGGCGCGGTGGTTCTTGAGTACAGCGCCACGGTTCCCGCGGGCCGGGTGATGACGCAAAACCCCGCCGCGGGCACGCCTGCGGCGCCGGGGACGGCGGTCGGGCTGACCGTGTCCAGGGGCGCGCAGCCGGTGACAGTGCCCAACATTGTGGGCCAGACCCAAGCCAGCGCCAACGCGGCGGTCATCGCAGCCGGACTCGGCGTGGGCTCGGTGACGGAGCAGTACAGCGCCACCGTGCTGGCGGGCCGGGTGATCAGCCAGTCGCCCGCGCCCGGACTCCAGGTGCCGCCCGGCACGCCCGTTTCAATGGCGGTGTCCAGGGGACCGCAGACGATTTTCACGCCCAACGTGGTGGGCCGCACCCAGACGAACGCGCAGAACCTGATTGTGGCGGCGGGGCTGACCGTGGGCGGCGTGAGCCACAACTTCAGCGCCACCGTGCCGGAGGGCAATGTCATCAGCCAGAACCCGGCGGCGGGCGCGCCGGTGGCCCCCGGCACCGAGGTTGACCTGGTCATCTCGCGCGGCGTGCGGCCCGTGATAGTGCCCAACGTGGTGGGCCGGACCCAGGCGAGCGCCGAGCGCGCCGTCACGGACGCGGGCCTTGTGGTCGGCGCGGTGACCGAGCAGTACCACAACACGGCGCCGAAGGGTCAGGTGATCGCGCAGAGCCCGTCGGCGGGAACCGAGGTTTCCGGCGGCACCGCGGTGAGTTTGGTGGTTTCCAAGGGCCGCGCGCCCGCGGGCTTCCTGACCGTGCCCAATGTTGTGGGCGGGACCCAGGCCGCCGCCCAGACCGCCCTGACGGGCGCGGGCCTCGGCGTGGGCGCGGTGACGCTGGCGTTCAGCGCCACGGTTCCCGCAGGCCGGATTATCAGCCAAAACCCGGTGGAGGGCGTGCAGGTGGCGCCCGGAACGCCGGTGGACCTGGTGGTGTCGAAGGGTCCCGAGGGCGCCCAGCCTCCGACGCTGGAGGAGGCGCGCCGCATCCTGCTGGAGCGGTTCTACGACGCGGACCGCGACGGCGACCGGCGGCTGAGTTTCGCCGAGGCGCGGGCGGTGCTGCCCGCGCTGACGCAGGAGATTTTCGACCTGCTCGACACGAACAGTGACGGGTTTGTGACCCGCGCCGAACTGGAGGACGAGGGCGGCGGCTGTAACTGCATCCGCAACCTCTTCGGCGGCGGGGCCAAGAAACAGTTGGGCGACCTGTTCCTGGCGGGTCTGGCGCTCAGCGCGCTGGCGGCGCTGGGCAGGGCGCGCCGGAGTTAG